The following proteins come from a genomic window of Deltaproteobacteria bacterium:
- a CDS encoding DNA-directed RNA polymerase subunit alpha, which produces MVRNWQTLIRPRRIDVEDNLSSTYGRFECAPLERGFGLTLGNSLRRVLLSSLQGAAITSIRIEGVQHEFSTIPGVLEDVTDVILNLKEVRLRANALGPKQIQIKKSGAGPVTAGDFTSPDQTVEILEPGHHVATLSQDAEFSLTATVEVGKGFVLAEKNAKEEQPIGTIPIDSIFSPVRKVNYTVTNARIGRETDYDRLVLEIWTDGSVSPGDALAFSAKILKDQLSIFINFEEQAEYPVPGPAPILAPNEILYRPVDELELSVRSANCLQNANIKYIGELVQRSESEMLKTKNFGRKSLNEIKEVLAGLGLEFGMRLDSFPARKELDRMREDAHA; this is translated from the coding sequence ATGGTCAGAAACTGGCAGACGCTGATTCGACCGCGGCGAATCGACGTCGAGGACAATCTCTCGTCGACCTACGGAAGGTTCGAGTGCGCTCCACTCGAGCGTGGCTTCGGCCTGACGCTGGGTAACTCGCTGCGCCGTGTGCTCCTGTCGTCGCTGCAGGGCGCGGCGATCACCTCGATCCGGATCGAGGGAGTGCAGCACGAGTTCAGCACGATTCCGGGCGTCCTCGAGGACGTGACCGACGTGATCCTGAATCTGAAGGAGGTTCGGCTGCGCGCGAACGCGCTCGGACCGAAGCAGATCCAGATCAAGAAGTCGGGCGCGGGACCGGTGACGGCGGGCGACTTCACGTCGCCGGACCAGACGGTCGAGATCCTCGAGCCCGGCCACCACGTCGCGACCCTCTCCCAGGACGCGGAGTTCTCCCTCACCGCGACCGTCGAGGTCGGCAAGGGCTTCGTGCTCGCGGAGAAGAACGCCAAGGAGGAGCAGCCGATCGGGACCATTCCGATCGACTCGATCTTCTCGCCGGTGCGCAAGGTGAACTACACCGTCACCAACGCGCGAATCGGACGCGAGACCGACTACGACCGGCTGGTGCTCGAGATCTGGACCGACGGCTCGGTGAGCCCGGGCGATGCGCTCGCGTTCTCGGCCAAGATCCTCAAGGACCAGCTCTCGATCTTCATCAACTTCGAGGAGCAGGCCGAGTACCCTGTGCCCGGCCCCGCGCCGATCCTGGCGCCCAACGAGATCCTCTATCGTCCGGTGGACGAGCTAGAGCTCTCGGTGCGCTCCGCGAACTGCCTGCAGAACGCCAACATCAAGTACATCGGCGAGCTGGTCCAGCGCAGCGAGTCGGAGATGCTGAAGACCAAGAACTTCGGCCGCAAGTCGTTGAACGAGATCAAGGAGGTCCTCGCCGGGCTCGGACTCGAGTTCGGAATGAGGCTCGACAGCTTCCCCGCGCGCAAGGAGCTCGACCGGATGCGCGAGGATGCCCACGCCTGA